TGGACCTGGGTGCCCCTGTCACGCGTGTCCCCGCATCTTCAGCGCGCGGTCATTGCCGCGGAAGACGCCCAGTTCTTTTCTCACGAAGGGTTCGATTGGGAGGGAGTCCGAGAGGCGGCGATTAAGAACCTGGAGGCCGGGAAGGTGGTCCATGGCGGGAGCACGATCACGCAACAGCTCGCCAAGAATCTCTATCTGTCGTCGGAACGATCGCTGCTCCGCAAGGCCCAGGAGGCGCTCATCACTCGGAGCCTGGAGCACCATCTGTCGAAGCGCCGAATCCTGGAACTCTACCTCAACGTCGCCGAATGGGGCCGAGGCGTGTACGGCGCGGAAGCCGCGGCCCAGCACCACTTTCACAAGAGCGCGCTGGAATTGACGGAGGAAGAAGCCGCCACCTTGGCCGCAATCCTCCCCTCTCCCCGCCGCTACGATCCGCTCCGAATCACCCGCCACGTGGCGGCCCGGCAGCGCACGATCCTCCGCAACATGGACAAGGTCCGAACCCGCGTGTCAACTTCTTCCCCATGACCGGCATCCGCCGCACGACCTCGCAGACCGCCCGTTAGTCCGTATCTCCCACGCTCGCGTGGTCCTGCTCTCCGAAGATCGCCGATTCGTGGGTATAGTGTTTGAATTCGAGCAGATTGGCGGAGGGATCTTCGAGGAAAAACGTCCGGTGCTCGATCCTGCTACCGGGATAGCGTACGCGGGGCTGTTGGTAGAACCTGAGACCCTTGCTCTTCGCTCGGTCGGCTAACGCCTGCCAATCCGA
The DNA window shown above is from Nitrospira tepida and carries:
- the mtgA gene encoding monofunctional biosynthetic peptidoglycan transglycosylase, coding for MAKSTGRWSIGRLLGTAVLVALIAITLLSFYWLTTFPDVAALKTANPHSTALMDARSAQAKAAGEPSVRHWTWVPLSRVSPHLQRAVIAAEDAQFFSHEGFDWEGVREAAIKNLEAGKVVHGGSTITQQLAKNLYLSSERSLLRKAQEALITRSLEHHLSKRRILELYLNVAEWGRGVYGAEAAAQHHFHKSALELTEEEAATLAAILPSPRRYDPLRITRHVAARQRTILRNMDKVRTRVSTSSP